GACCCCGCGCGCAGCTCTCGAGTCTGGAGAGATTTCCTCCACCTGGCTTTGAGCCGCCTCTTTAGAGGCTCAAAACCTTGAAGTCAAAACTTTATCTGAGATGGTGAACGTTAATTGAAATGAGAATTCCGCTATTGAACACATTTGTATTATTTCATTTGCTCATTTCACGTGGCTTCATATGGATTTTAAAACTTTGGCCAGGAACACGAGACAAAAAACCCCTGCTCCAGCGGGGATGCCCAGGCGAGGCGCAGCAGAAAGCCACGGTGTCTCCCGGCCCCGTCTTGGGACCACAGAGACCCTGCGTAACAGCAAACACCCTTTCCTACAGCCGGTGCTTGGGAACGGATGGAAAACGGCTTCGAGGAGAAGAGATCCACCTTCTCCTAGCCCAGCTGGCCGACATCCAAGGCACAACCTTCAGCAGCATCTCGGCTCGACGCCGTGACGCCGGTGCAGAGGCCACTGCCCGCTGCCAGCCGGAGAAGACAAGGCAGTCGGCAGCCGAGGAGCTGCTCTTGCCATCCAGGAGGGCTGATAGAGCAGGGAAAGTCCAAAGGCTGCTGGCAGCTGAGACGCAGAGAATCAAAATTAACTCTTGGGCGCACGATGGAAGCGTGGTGTGGGACcaggggctgtggcaggcgcctgctGGTGTCCCCGGTGCTGGTGGTTTCCCCCTGGGAAAAGAGAACACAAATCTCGCTACAGAAATGGCAAAACCTCATGAGGGAGGTTTTTTGGGGCTTTATTTCTGGGAGGACGGCATGGGCTGAAACTGCCCATGGAGGGCGAGTGGAAGGGCTGGGAAGGCACCCAGAAGGCGCTGGATTTCCTCCAAGGCCAAAGTGGCAACATTGCAGGCGCATGATCCAGCAGGACAGCACATTGGTGGCTCGCTCAACACAACCCCAAAACCATGAGCCCCCTGGGGCCGGGAGGGCAGTCGGGGCCCCGGGGCGGCAGAGCCGGGAGGGCGGCACAGCAGCACCGCTGCCAGATGCGTGCGGTGGGGTGAGGGATGAGCAGGGCTGAGCACGCACAGGGAATGCTGCAGGCTCAGCTgcttcccttcccctgctcccgaGAACTAAAATAAACCAAATTCCCAGCTGGCTCTATCCCCTCCCTGGCAGATATTTAAAAACAGGGAGGCGGGTGAGGGGGTGGCCGGTGGCAGGGAGTGCCACTCCTCGGGGACCCACATGCTCTCAGGGGAACACGCATGTCCCGCAGGGCCGGGCCCAGGGttcctttctccttccatttTGGGGCAGAACGACCTCGTATTGCAGGGAGAAGCACACTACATGTGTCAAATACACCCCGATCCCGACAGCGCACTGCTCTTCCCAAGCACGAGGGCTCCTGCTTGGAGGCTCCAGGTGGATGTTCATGGGAAGAGGGCAGGAAGGGCTCCTGGGGTGAACATCTCCTCCTCCTGGCTCTGCTTCCAGGCTGAGGCCATGTTTGAACAAATGCTTCTTTACTAGTCAAGCGGGAAGGCACGCATGGAGGAGGAGCCTCTCGCAGTGCACCGAGCTAAAGCAGTGATTTACGACCTCTTTCGATCTGTACGTGCCAAATTTTTCCCCAGCTGGCCCACCTGCATGCGCCGTTCCACCCAGTGTCCCCCTCCCCATTTATTTCTGGCTTGCTCGGCACCTGCACAGCTACAGAACAAACATGTCCCCTGAGCAAGGCAGCAAAAACCTCGTTAGGGAACACCGGGTCCCTTCGTTCCTCTTGCTCCGCATCCCAGAGCGGCAAGGGGAGGGAagcagctgctggatgaggcTCGGGGCGATGGAGAGCTGGCACCGGAGAGCTGGAGCGTGGCTCCGgccgcagctccagcagctgctgtcgTGGTTACCAGCTCTCCCCAATGGTGCGTTGCCTTCACCCTCTGTGGAGTTGTTTTTTCAGAGCATTTTGCCACCTGTAGCTCTTGATGCCTTTTCACTGACTGCGGCAGAGCTGGGTCAGCgctcctcatcccatccccacgctTCAAATTCAGGGCTAAACGCAGGGGAACAGGCTCAGAAACTGCTCAGCGAAAGCTTCATgtggctctgctttgctctgccagTCTTGGGGGCACCCACAGGAAACAAAGACCCTCCTCACTCCCAAATTTCGGATGTTTTTCACCTTCCAGGGCAACCTGTGCTCAGGCAGTTTAATTTTTTGCCCTCGAGCTCTGGtttgctccctgtgtctgtgcGTTAGGGACGTGCCACGTAGGGCTGAGGGTTGAGCTGAGCTTACCTGGGCAGCTGAAGTTTGGACTCGTCCCACCTCGGAGAGCCTTGCAGCTAGCAGAGTGCATCACTGATGTTATTTTTGGCTGCAGTTtcctagggatttttttttgtttaagcaaataaaaacaaaacaaaaaaatctcttcactATGTGACAGCTTGACCTGCAGTGCATTCCCCTACAGAACGGGACCCTACACTGCCCCGGAGCCGGCCAGGGACCCCAGCGGGGCCAGCGTGTCCCCCTACCTGGAGCTCAGCGCGGGCAGGGGCGAGGGCGTTCTGCCACGGTGTTTCACCGATCCGGGCTGACTGCTGGGGTGAGCCAGGACCGAGGGAGCTCGGTTTCGCAGCCACTCCGGAGGCCGTGTCTGGCAGAGCTCACATCCCCACAACCGTGTGCCTTTCCCCATCGcgtccctcctgccccagctcctcatccCAGCTCCACAGCAGCTTTCCCATCCTTCACCCCCTGCCACGGGCTCAGCAGATCCCAGACCTCACCCTGGCAGATGCTGGTCCAGCCTGGGTTCCTCAGACCCCATCCCAATTGCCCGGactgctctccccagccctgaGCAGCATCGCTGGGTTTCTCCAGCAGCCTCGGTACCTCCTCATCTCAGCTTGTTGCCCGGGACGGTGCTagtttcccccttcccccctttcCCACCACTCTCGTTCTTCCCTGCAAGCCCCCACATCTCGCCTAGCCTGTCCTCCATGCCCCTGGGATGCTGCCGCGAGGGAAAACAGTGACTCACCAGCATTCAGGTCCTCTCTGTCCTGGGCAGGGGCCCTTCATGCAGGAATGCCTCCGTGGGGTCTCCAGCAAGGTCCTGGCTCGTGCCCTGGGGCAGGCTCCTCTCCATAGTGGATGGAGAGCAGCGCAGccctccttcctttccctcctggctgtggcagcGGGCAGCAACCTCCCTTCTGCTCTGGAAATGGCCTGCCTGGAACTGGGAGCTCTCACCCCAAAACCGGTGacgtccctgccaggagctccgGGTGCAGGAGCTCTCACCCCAAAACTGGTGCCGTCCCTGCCAGGAGATCCAGGTGTTCCCACGCTGTCCGGCCTCAGGATGGAGACCCGTGAGGACAGTGGCAtgctccctgccccggctgcACTCTCGACTGAGCTCGCAGGGTTCCTGGGTGGTGGGAGATGCTGTGGAGGGCAGGAGGGCTCGGGGGTCTGGCCAGTGAGGCggtgggcaggagctgtgccTGGGGGTCCCAGGAGCATCCCTCGGTGGCATGGCTGCCATGGCACTGCCGGCTCACAGTGCTGCTGGTGCCCAGTTGCCCCTGGGACTGGGATGCAGAGCTGGATCCAGGAAACCCGACCTGCGCACAGGGAAAGGAGATGCTTGGGAGAGCCGGAGCAGCAGCGGACTCCCCCGCACCGGGGCACGTCGCTGCGGGAGACCCAGGGACAACCAGCCCCGCATGCCCCAGCATCCCCCTGTGAGGCTCAGCCCAGCTGCGAGGCGCTGGGCTGGTGTTGTCCCACTCCGTGCTGGGGCCTGAATCCAAAAAACAGTCGTTAGTCCTTAAATAGGTGATTGCACGCGAGCAGAGGTGGCCATGTTAGGGGGCCATGTAAGGCAGGAGACGGTCTCTGGGCATGGAAAAATTCAGCCTCTGGAGCTGAGCcaatctgcccccccccccccccccgccccaaaaaACATTCCTGCGGAGGGAGGGTTCAGCACCGGGGTCAGAGGGGAAGGCCGGGAGATCGCTCGGCAGAGAAGCGAAGCCCGAGTGTCCGCAGCTGTACCCGCAGCCGGCCCCATCGTCTCACGGCTGGGGCCCAGCTCCACCGCAGCAGCCTGGGACGTGTGGCACAACCCTCCCGTGCGCCAGTGCCGGTGCCGCTCACTGTGGAGGGATGGCGAGCGGGAGGGAGCCCTGTCCCCCGCGGGGTGACACGGGTGGGATTTCAGCGGAGGGTCTTGCAGCACTCGCCATCTTACAGCCTCCTCAGAGGCCAGCGGCACTTGGGGACACCTAATCCTGAGGTGACGGAGGCCTGATGGGAATTAAGACGCTCACTGTTGCATCCTTGACCTTTCGCTGCTGCTCATCCCTGCCAGGAGAGCCCCGCTGGCCACGTAGCTCCAGGAGGGCCGAGGGTTCGCTCCACGGCGCACGTTCCCCTCTGCCTGCAGGGACGGACGGTGACACGGCCAGTCCCGAGGCCGGTCCTGCTAGGACGGTAGCGCAGGCAGGTGAGTCATTCCCCTGCAGACAAAGtccgggcagggctgagctgccctTCAGACCGCGGGCAGGGCGCTCGCAGAGCACACACCGTCCCCTGAGCCGGCTGCTGCACCAGAGCCCCTTTGGGACCCCCAAATGTCCCACATTTGGCAGCTGGGCACCCCGTGGGGGGCCACAGCTGCCGCGCTGGCATCTCCCCGAGCGGCTTCGCTTCGCCACCGCCATGGCATCGCCCGGTGCCGCTCGGGGATGGTGCGAGTCACCAGAGAGCAGTGCTTTCCACGGCTCCACGCGAAGTGTGGGCTTGGGGGCTTTCGGGGCGGACCAGCTACAACAGAGCCCAGCTCCATCCCGGCTCAGGGGCTGCCGACTTGGCCCCTCGGCACGGGGCGAGCAGCCGCccctgccctgcagagcaggcGCAGCGATACGGGGCTGGGAGGTGGCACTTTCTGGATGTTACCGCGGGGCAGCTCGGGCCGAGCTCCCCCCCGAGAAGGCACAGCAGCAGTGTGTGGGTTACCTGCGGCTCCGCACGTATCTGGAGAAGGTGGGGTCCTGcgtggggacacccccccccccccccgcagcaggtGCTGGCTGGCTCCTGTCCGTGCGGAGGGAAACATGTGAGGGCAGGGGGGGAACAACTGCCAGCTCTTCCGCCTGCTCCCACCGCGACGGGACAGCCGCGAACGCCCCTTCCCAAAGCACAAACAGGGCAGTGTTCAGGACTGCTCTACCCCCGGGCTGAGGCCTCTCGGGTGAGGCCAAAGTAAGCAGCTCCTACACAGCAAGCTCCTCTCCGGGGCTGGGAAAGCTCCGACCGGAGCGCAAACAAATCACACTTACAGAAGACACCTCTTACCTCTGCAAAGCCTCCCCTCGTCCCTCTTTCTTCCACAGCCCCCTTGCTGCCCTCTAGCTCGGTCCCTTTGGCAAGGGGACGGGCAGCACAGGAAATGGGTGTCCCTGCACAGCCGCGTTCCTCGGCTTCTGCTCCCTTTCGttcccccctctgctccccgaGGGTGCCGGCAGGCTCTGGGAGCCTGGCAGGACCCAGCTGCGAGAGGGCGGGAGCCACCAAGGAACAGCGACTCGTGCTCACAGCATCGCACCCGCTCTCCCCGAGGTGGGTGATGGAGCCTGGTTTGGGCAGGAAAGCTGGTGCCTCGCTGGGCCAGGACGGCTGGTTGCATGGGCTGGGGTCACTCACTGAGCAGCGAGGCCAGACGCACACGGGGACGTCCAAGCAGGAGAGGACCAGAGCAAGCCCCACCAGCCAGCTGCGCCCTTCTCCGTGGCCACTTGAGGACGGCACCCTTTGCCATGGCGgtcccagcagcaggaccagcaCAGCCCACAGCGGGAGCACCCCTGgcgagagtccggcggagggctgtgaggatgatggggggacaggagcatctctcctatgaggaaaggctgagggagctgggcttggttagcctggagaagagaaggctgagaggggaccttgtgaatatctgcagggtgggtgtcaggaggatggggccagactctttccagtggtgcccagcaacaggacgaggggcaacgggcacaaaccgaagcagaggaagttccagctgaacatgagaaagaacttcttccctctgagggtgacggagcactggaacaggctgcccagggaggttgtggagtctgcttctctacagatattcaagccccgcctggacaaggtcctgtgcagcctgctctaggtgaccctgcttcggcaggggacttggactgggtgatcccttccagcccccccGTGCTGTGACCCTGGGGATCCCGGCAGCTGCCGGCCCGGCCGTTTCGGGGGTCTGTTCAGAAGGGGGGGGAGGCAGCCGCCGCAGCACCTCCGCGCAGGACGAGGGCCGAGACCCTCAGCACGGACAGAACCCGGCGGGGAGCTGCGGTCTCCCCCGGAAACACCCGCCACCACCACCGTGCACGAACGGCGCCGGCTCCCGGCAGGTGCGGCGTGTGGCCGGCAGGGGGCAGCCGGGAGGCCCCGGCGTCCCTTGCGCCGCCAGCGGGGCCCGACGGAGGCCGTCCCcgtccgttcccccccccccccccccccccccaatatggATGCGGTCCCCGGGCGGCGGTGGCAGAAGGTGCTGTAcgagcagcagcccttccccgacAACTACGTGGACCAGCGGTTCCTGGAAGAGCTGCAGAAGAACGTGCGAGCCCGTCGGTACCGGTACCGGGCCGTTGTCTTCCAGTCGGGAGCGGTGGTGCAGCAGCTGTGCAGCGTCTGCGTCTTCGTGGTCGGCTGGTGGTACATGGAGGCCGGGACGCTGAGCCCGCAGGGGCTCTTCGCGGCGGCCCTGGTCTCCTCGCTGCTGGGCTACGTCCTCTTCGACACCGTggacggcggggccgggcggcggcggagcgggcggaCGCGGTGGGCTGACCTGAAGAGCACGCTGGTGTTCGCCGCCTTCACCTACGGCTTCTCGCCCGTGCTGAAGACGCTGACGGAGTCCGTCAGCACCGACACCATCTACGCCATGGCGGCCCTCATGCTCCTCGGCCACCTCGTCTTCTTCGACTACGGCGCCAATGCCGCCGTCGTCTCCAGCACGCTGTCTCTCAACATGGCCATCTTCGCCTCGGTCTGCCTGGCCTCCCGCCTGCCCCGCGCCCTCCACGCCTTTGTCACCGTCACCTTCGCCATGCAGATCTTCGCCCTCTGGCCCGTGCTGCAGAAGAAGCTGAAAGCCCAGACGCCGCGGTGCTACGTGGGGGTGACGGTGCTCTTCGCGCTGGCGGCGCTGGCGGGGCTGGCCACCATCTCCGGCGTCGGCGCCGTGCTCTTCGCCTCGCTGCTGCTCGCcgtctcctgcctctgcccctACTGCCTCATCCGCCTTCAGCTGCTCAAGGACAACATCCACGGGCCGTGGGACGAGGCCGAAATCAAGGAGGACCTCTCCAGGTTCCTCATGTAGACCTGGCCGAGGGGGGACATTCTGCTGAGAGCAGTGCAAGGGCCCTAGCTGTGGGGGAGGACTCCAGCCCAATAAAGCCCCTCGCGCAGCAGCGAGGACCACGTCTGCACGCCGTACCCTCAGCGTCTGTTTCCAGACCCGACCCGCTTGGTTTGGCGAAGGAAGGAGCCGAACCCCGCAGAGCAGCGGGCTCTGCGCTTGGGGTGGGGGTACAGGGGGTGTGTGGGCACCCCCCGAGCAGAAACACTGCGCGGAAACGCGTCTGGCTCAGGCGTGCCCACCGAGGTCCTCGATGTACACAATGGGGACTGGCAGCGCTTCCCCAGAGGGGCTGacggggctgggtgggggtcaTGGGGGCTGGGCCGTGGGTGCTGCTGCACCAAGCACCCCGGTGTCAGGGTCGGGTACGGTGTGGAGCCCTGCTTGCCCACACCAGAACGGCCCCTTGACACTGCCAGGCACCTTGAATCCTTCGGGGGGACCTCTCGGACCCCCTCCCAGAGGCAGATGGGGCCTTGCCGCGGGGCCAGACCCCGAGCCAGAGGGATGGAGCTCAGCATAGAGCCCCACCGGAGCATCCACCGGCCGGGGAGATGCCAGGCTGCGAGGTCCTGCCTGGCAGCCGTCCGTCTGTCCGGCACCAGACGCACCGCAACACACCCCCAGCCCTCTCCCATTCCCTGCTGCCATCTGGGACCCTCCTCAGCAGCCCGGCCATGCCCCAGCCCCACCTCGCAGGGGTGCATTTGGCATCACCTCGTTTTTCATGAAACTTTTCTCAGTTGGAAACCCAGCGCTGCAGAAGCGTGACTTTCTGCTcggttttccctgtcccgctgAGCACCAGTGTCTCACTCCCGCGAGCAGGCGCTTGCCCCGCGCTCCTTGGGCTCTCTCGGAAACGAGCAACCCCCCGGCAGAGTCCCCAGCACCTCCCGTGCTTTGCTGTGGCTCTTGCCAAGTGCTAAACGTTGCTGTTGTCGTTGTGATGACTACACCTTACTTTGGTTTTAATCACAGAAAACCTGCAGAGGTTCAGAGCACGTGCTCCAGTCTCGCAGGGAGCGCAGAGCAGCCAGATGTTTATAGGGAGGATgatgtttttttgttatttgggaaaaaaactgTTTTTTCACAAGGAGGTTTCCCAgaaagctgctcagcagctggGATGCCCCGTCTCACCAATGCCACTGTAACCCAGCCATCCAAAGCTGATTCCCAGAGTCCATCAGCAGGGCGAGGCCCGAGTGTAAATCAAAGGCAGATGGGATCCAGCCTGCCGGGCTCCTGTCGGTAATGTCTGTCACAGCAGAGGCTACAGGAAAGCGGAGTTTCTGCTGCACCCATTCCCCCAAGTAGAAATATTTCCCCGAAAAATACTCTTCCCAAATTCGAACTCTCAGAACCAGCTCCAGGTTAGGAGAAGTGCAAACATCAACGACCCAGACGTCGTTCCCAGTGGAGATGGGCACGGGCTGCTGCCCCCGCCTCTGCCGCGGCTGGAACCCAGCAGATCGCTCTGCAGATCCCTGGGCTTCAGGGGGCTTCAGGCAGCCACATCCCTGCTCGCAGCGCCAGGCccctctgtccagctccctcccTTCGCCTCCTCCTCAGCCTCCGTCCTTGCCCCGAGACACCCCCAGGGAAAGGCTTAGCTCTCCCCTCAGCTTGCCCGCACGGCCACCCTGCCCTTCCTAACCCGGGAGTCTAAAGCGATAAAGCCCAGTCCACGGCCTGGATGCACGAAGGGACTCTGAAGGAGGGAAGGACGTGAGGGAGAGCCAGGGAAAGGAGCGGAGGAGATGCAAAGGCCAGGCAGTTTCCCTGGGACTTCTCCGACCTTCTCCCAAGGACGCGTGCTCTGCAATGCTGCTGAAGTTACTGAAGATGATGAATAACTGGCCATGAAGAGTAGGGTCTTTATGCCCGAGGTCAGAATGTGCTCTGCAGAACACAGCTTTGCCATAACTCTGCACCCAGTTCAGCAGTGCAGCCGGACGCCCTTGGAGCATTTGCTACCTGAGCGTGCCAGTCTGCGGCTTCTCTGAGGCAGCACATGATGACACCAAAGTAACAGGTCCTTCTCAGTCTGCGTGCAACCACATCATCCTCAACCAACTCTAAAGAGTTACACGTTATTTTGGATTACAAGGAAGTGCAGTTTCTTTCTCTGAAGTTTCCAAGTCCACTGAGATCGAGCACTACTTCAGTGGGACATTTTCTGATTTGATTTGAAGCTGGCCAAATGTGAGGAATTATGAACTGGCCGGGGCTAAGCCTTGCTCCTGGGGGAGCGGCTTACACGTGCCGTCTGGCATCCCCATCTACAGCCTCTGCTGCAGGGGAAAGGCGAGCATCAGCCACCCACACCGCGCTGTCAGGGGCCTGCATCCCTCCCCACGTGGGGCTCTGGGATCTGGGAAGCCTGGAAAGAGAGAAGCTTTAGTCTTTGAAGGTAAGATCCTTGTATCTCTTCAATTCCCACAGGAATCGCTAAGCTTTTTCTAGATTTGTGGCGTGAGAGGCAACAGCAACGACGTGAATGATCAGGAAACCAAACCAGGATTTTGGTCCTAACCCATCCCTTGAAGAGCAGCCTAGGACGCAGAATGCCACCAGCACCTCTAGCAGAACGCGCACCATTGCGGGGTGGAAATCGCACTGACAAGGCTGAACAGCTTCTTCAAAAAGCCATTACACAAGCTGATGCCAAGGTTCCCCAGCACACCAATACCTTTGCCTTTATACTCAGGAGAAACCATGAAGTTGAGAGTCCTAC
This sequence is a window from Opisthocomus hoazin isolate bOpiHoa1 chromosome 6, bOpiHoa1.hap1, whole genome shotgun sequence. Protein-coding genes within it:
- the PIGC gene encoding phosphatidylinositol N-acetylglucosaminyltransferase subunit C yields the protein MDAVPGRRWQKVLYEQQPFPDNYVDQRFLEELQKNVRARRYRYRAVVFQSGAVVQQLCSVCVFVVGWWYMEAGTLSPQGLFAAALVSSLLGYVLFDTVDGGAGRRRSGRTRWADLKSTLVFAAFTYGFSPVLKTLTESVSTDTIYAMAALMLLGHLVFFDYGANAAVVSSTLSLNMAIFASVCLASRLPRALHAFVTVTFAMQIFALWPVLQKKLKAQTPRCYVGVTVLFALAALAGLATISGVGAVLFASLLLAVSCLCPYCLIRLQLLKDNIHGPWDEAEIKEDLSRFLM